The sequence TCGCGCAGCCCCGGGCGGACCGGCTGCGGACGCGTCGCCGTGCGGCGGGGCCTGCCTGCGGCGGGCTTGGCGAGCTGGAACAGATGGGTGCGTTCGACTGGATCGAGGCGTAGCGCGCGGGAGATGGCGTCCAGCACGGTCTCGGAGACGTTCAGGCGGCGTCCGCGTTCCAGGCGTACGTAGTAGTCGACGCTCACGCCCGCCAGTTGCGCGATCTCTTCGCGGCGCAGTCCTGGCACTCGCCGAGAGCCGCCGCCGTCGGACAGGCCCGCCTGGCGCGGGGTGATCCGTGCCCGCCGAGAGCGGAGGAACTCACCGAGAGCTGTGTTGCGGTCCATGCCGTTCACGATACGGCCCAAGAGCGGCCCGACGGCCTGCGAAAGGGGGACTGGCAGTCCCCCCGTCCGGCTGTCCCCGGGGCGAAGCGGACCCCCCGGAAGCCGATCAGCAGCCGATTCCGGTGCTGAAGTGGAACGTGTCGAGACCGACCGGGGCCTGACCGCCCCGGTCGGCCTCTGTTCGTATCGCACGAAGGGAACTCCTGTGTCGGACACCAAGACATTCCTGATCACCGGCGTCAGCACCGGCCTGGGCCGCGCACTCGCACGCGCCGCCTTGGCCGCGGGCCACCGGGTGGTGGGCACGGTGCGCACGCCCGCCGACGTACGGGCCTTTGAAGCGCTCGCCGGTGACGCGCACGCCCGCATCCTGGACGTGACCGACCATGACGCGGTGGACACGGTCGTGGACGAGACCGAGCGCGACCTGGGCCCGGTCGACGTACTCGTCGCCAACGCCGGGTACGGCCATGACGGTCTCTTCGAGGAGTCGTCGATGGATGACCTTCGCCGTCAGTTCGAGGTGAACGTCTACGGAACCGTGGCGGTGATCAAGGCCGTGCTGCCGCACATGCGGGAGCGCCGTTCGGGCCACATCATCGCCGTCACCTCCATGGGCGGGCTGATCACCATGCCGGGCCTCAGCTTCTATCACGGCAGCAAGTTCGCGGTGGAGGGCATCCTCGAAACGCTCGGCAAGGAGGTCGCCGATTTCGGCATCCATGTCACCGCCGTCGAGCCGGGCAGCTTCCGGACCGACTGGGCCGGCCGCTCGATGATCCGCGCACCCCGTGTGATCGCCGACTACGACGAGCTGTTCGAGCCGCTGCGCGCCCGGCGCATCCACGGCAGCGGGCGCCAGCCGGGCGACCCGGACAAGGCCGCAGCCGCGGTGCTGCGCATCGTGGCGGCCGACCGACCGCCGACGCGCCTGCTGCTCGGAACCGACGCGCTTCAGCTCGTCCAGGCCGGACGCGACGCCTTCGAGCGCGACATGCTGGCATGGGCCGAGCTGTCGGCCTCGACCGACTTCGACGACGTCAGCCGGTCCGCCTACTGATCTTTTCGTAAGTTCGGTGGGTGTGGT is a genomic window of Streptomyces sp. Edi2 containing:
- a CDS encoding oxidoreductase, with protein sequence MSDTKTFLITGVSTGLGRALARAALAAGHRVVGTVRTPADVRAFEALAGDAHARILDVTDHDAVDTVVDETERDLGPVDVLVANAGYGHDGLFEESSMDDLRRQFEVNVYGTVAVIKAVLPHMRERRSGHIIAVTSMGGLITMPGLSFYHGSKFAVEGILETLGKEVADFGIHVTAVEPGSFRTDWAGRSMIRAPRVIADYDELFEPLRARRIHGSGRQPGDPDKAAAAVLRIVAADRPPTRLLLGTDALQLVQAGRDAFERDMLAWAELSASTDFDDVSRSAY